From the Rhizorhabdus dicambivorans genome, one window contains:
- a CDS encoding ArsR/SmtB family transcription factor, whose translation MDANAAVASLSALAHPGRLEVFRLLVRAGAEGMASGDIARATGHVPQTLSGNLNILGHAGLVSSRREGRSIIYTADYARMTDLLGFLMEDCCGGAPEICAPLADVVTRAACCQPGAVQ comes from the coding sequence ATGGACGCGAACGCTGCCGTCGCCTCGCTCTCGGCGCTCGCGCATCCGGGCCGCCTCGAGGTCTTTCGCCTGCTGGTCCGCGCCGGCGCCGAGGGCATGGCCTCGGGCGATATCGCGCGCGCGACGGGCCATGTCCCGCAGACGCTCTCGGGCAACCTCAACATCCTCGGCCACGCCGGGCTCGTGTCGTCGCGGCGCGAGGGCCGGTCGATCATCTACACCGCTGATTATGCCCGCATGACCGACCTGCTCGGCTTCCTGATGGAGGATTGCTGCGGCGGCGCCCCGGAGATCTGTGCTCCGCTCGCCGACGTGGTCACCAGGGCCGCCTGCTGCCAACCCGGAGCCGTTCAATGA
- a CDS encoding arsenate reductase ArsC, with protein MTDRVFNVLFLCTGNSARSILAESALNKLGEGRFRGYSAGSFPKGAVNPDALRLLERIGYPTEGLHSKSWEEFSVPDAPVMDFVFTVCDDAAGETCPVWPGHPMTAHWGIEDPSHVEGNDIERERAFVTALRYLENRIKLFMALPFDQLDVMALRAHVREIGQGEGASNRRGDAA; from the coding sequence ATGACCGACCGTGTTTTCAATGTCCTGTTCCTCTGCACGGGTAACTCGGCCCGCTCGATCCTCGCCGAGAGCGCACTGAACAAGCTCGGCGAAGGCCGGTTCCGCGGCTATTCCGCAGGCAGCTTCCCCAAGGGCGCGGTCAACCCCGACGCGCTGAGGCTGCTGGAGCGCATCGGTTACCCGACCGAAGGCCTTCACTCGAAGAGCTGGGAAGAGTTCTCCGTGCCGGACGCGCCGGTGATGGATTTCGTGTTCACCGTTTGCGACGATGCGGCGGGCGAGACGTGTCCGGTCTGGCCCGGCCATCCGATGACCGCCCATTGGGGCATCGAAGATCCGAGCCATGTCGAGGGCAACGACATCGAGCGCGAGCGCGCCTTCGTGACAGCGCTGCGCTATCTCGAGAACCGCATCAAGCTGTTCATGGCGCTGCCGTTCGACCAGCTCGACGTGATGGCATTGAGGGCACATGTCCGCGAGATCGGTCAGGGCGAAGGCGCGAGCAACCGGCGCGGGGACGCCGCGTGA
- the arsB gene encoding ACR3 family arsenite efflux transporter — MSDAAAAAKPAIGTFERYLSLWVAACIVVGIALGYALPGLFARVAAAEIANVNIVVAVLIWLMIVPMLLKIDLGALGSVRRHWKGVGVTLFINWAVKPFSMALLGTFFLGYLFRPWLPEAEIGSYIAGLILLAAAPCTAMVFVWSNLCEGEPNYTLSQVALNDVIMVFAFAPIVALLLGVASITVPWDTLLISVLLYIVVPVIAAQLVRRALLASGGQPALDRLLAALGPVSLIALLTTLVLLFGFQGEAIIAHPLVIALIAVPILIQVYFNAGLAYWLSRRFGVAWCVAAPAALIGASNFFELAVAAAISLFGIGSGAALATVVGVLVEVPVMLSVVALVKKTRPWYERSLPA, encoded by the coding sequence GTGAGCGATGCCGCCGCGGCGGCGAAGCCCGCGATCGGCACCTTCGAACGCTATCTCAGCCTCTGGGTCGCGGCCTGCATCGTCGTCGGCATCGCGCTCGGCTATGCGCTGCCCGGCTTGTTCGCGCGCGTCGCCGCGGCCGAGATCGCGAACGTCAACATCGTCGTCGCGGTGCTGATATGGCTGATGATCGTGCCGATGCTGCTCAAGATCGACCTGGGCGCGCTGGGATCAGTCAGGCGGCACTGGAAGGGCGTCGGTGTCACGCTTTTCATCAACTGGGCGGTGAAGCCCTTCTCGATGGCGCTGCTCGGCACCTTCTTCCTCGGCTATCTGTTCCGCCCCTGGCTGCCCGAGGCCGAGATCGGCTCCTATATTGCCGGCCTCATCCTGCTCGCCGCCGCGCCTTGCACGGCGATGGTGTTCGTCTGGTCCAACCTGTGCGAGGGCGAGCCTAATTACACGCTGAGCCAGGTCGCCTTGAACGACGTCATCATGGTGTTCGCCTTCGCGCCGATCGTCGCGCTGCTGCTCGGGGTCGCGTCGATCACGGTGCCGTGGGACACTTTGCTCATCTCGGTGCTGCTCTACATCGTCGTGCCGGTAATCGCCGCGCAGCTTGTCCGTCGCGCGCTGCTGGCCTCTGGCGGACAGCCGGCGCTCGATCGCCTGCTGGCAGCGCTCGGCCCCGTATCGCTGATCGCGCTGCTCACCACGCTGGTGCTGTTGTTCGGTTTCCAGGGCGAGGCGATCATCGCGCATCCGCTGGTCATCGCGCTCATCGCCGTGCCGATCCTCATCCAGGTCTATTTCAATGCCGGGCTCGCTTATTGGCTGAGCCGCCGCTTCGGCGTCGCCTGGTGCGTCGCCGCGCCCGCCGCGCTGATCGGCGCGTCCAACTTCTTCGAACTCGCCGTCGCCGCGGCGATCAGCCTGTTCGGCATCGGATCGGGCGCGGCGCTCGCCACCGTCGTCGGCGTGCTGGTCGAGGTGCCGGTGATGCTCTCGGTCGTCGCGCTCGTGAAGAAGACGCGGCCCTGGTATGAGCGGTCGTTGCCTGCATAA
- a CDS encoding zincin-like metallopeptidase domain-containing protein, with translation MDFTFQPPFLAGLSGYVAELTAALVGADVGLPTTHLDDHAAYIGSWLAILRKDNRALLTAAARAEEAAGFLLRATDLACEDDLDEQAAA, from the coding sequence ATGGATTTCACCTTCCAACCGCCGTTTTTGGCTGGACTGTCAGGATATGTGGCCGAACTGACAGCAGCGCTGGTTGGCGCCGATGTGGGTCTCCCAACCACCCATCTCGACGACCACGCGGCTTATATCGGATCCTGGCTCGCCATTTTGCGCAAGGATAATCGCGCATTGCTGACGGCGGCTGCGCGAGCCGAGGAAGCCGCCGGGTTTCTGCTGCGGGCAACCGATCTCGCTTGCGAGGATGATCTGGACGAGCAGGCGGCTGCTTGA
- a CDS encoding ArsR/SmtB family transcription factor, giving the protein MDNESVIVALGALAQATRLDAFRLLVRHEPEGLPAGEVAKALDVPQNTMSVHLATLARAGLVTSERRSRIINYRADLDALRSVMLFLVKDCCGGRAELCHPLADELLACRAA; this is encoded by the coding sequence ATGGATAACGAATCTGTCATCGTCGCGTTGGGCGCGCTTGCCCAAGCCACGCGCCTCGACGCCTTCCGCCTTCTGGTGCGTCACGAACCCGAAGGCCTTCCCGCCGGCGAGGTCGCCAAGGCGCTGGATGTCCCGCAGAACACGATGTCGGTGCATTTGGCGACCCTGGCGCGTGCCGGCCTGGTCACATCCGAGCGGCGCAGCCGGATCATCAACTACCGCGCCGATCTCGATGCGCTACGCTCCGTGATGCTGTTCCTCGTCAAGGACTGCTGTGGTGGCCGGGCCGAGCTCTGCCATCCACTTGCGGATGAACTGCTTGCCTGTCGTGCTGCCTGA
- a CDS encoding arsenate reductase ArsC, with the protein MTDRLLNVLFLCTGNSARSIMAEAILSREGLGRFKSFSAGSQPKGEVHPFTIHLLEKLNYDASRFRSKSWEEFSGPDAPSLDFVFTVCDNAANELCPVWPGQPLTANWGVPDPAAIEDSETVQHAAFFDTYRMLFNRISLFTNLPFEGLDKMSLQNRLNRIGKEQGRADLPSEKAPSA; encoded by the coding sequence ATGACGGATCGCCTGTTGAACGTACTGTTTCTTTGCACGGGCAATTCCGCCCGTTCCATCATGGCCGAGGCGATCCTCAGCCGTGAGGGGCTAGGCCGTTTCAAATCGTTCAGCGCCGGCAGCCAGCCCAAGGGCGAGGTCCATCCGTTCACCATTCATCTCTTGGAGAAGCTGAACTACGACGCAAGCCGGTTCCGCTCGAAGAGCTGGGAAGAGTTTTCCGGCCCCGATGCGCCGTCCTTGGATTTCGTGTTCACCGTTTGCGACAATGCCGCCAATGAGCTTTGCCCGGTTTGGCCGGGGCAGCCGCTGACCGCCAATTGGGGGGTGCCCGATCCGGCCGCTATCGAGGACAGCGAAACGGTGCAGCACGCGGCCTTCTTCGATACTTACAGGATGCTGTTCAATCGCATCTCGCTGTTCACCAACCTGCCGTTCGAAGGCCTCGACAAGATGAGTCTACAGAACCGGCTGAACCGGATCGGCAAGGAACAGGGCCGCGCCGACCTCCCAAGCGAAAAGGCACCCAGCGCATGA
- the arsC gene encoding arsenate reductase (glutaredoxin) (This arsenate reductase requires both glutathione and glutaredoxin to convert arsenate to arsenite, after which the efflux transporter formed by ArsA and ArsB can extrude the arsenite from the cell, providing resistance.), with protein sequence MSNAAIDIVIYHNPECGTSRNTLAMIRNAGIEPHVIEYLKTPPNRPRLVSLIARMGISARQLLREKGTPFAELGLADPTLSDDQLIDAMIEHPILINRPIVVSPLGVKLCRPSEEVLDLLPSAQRGAFTKEDGEQVIDAAGKRIGA encoded by the coding sequence ATGAGCAATGCCGCAATCGATATCGTCATCTATCACAATCCCGAGTGTGGGACGTCGCGCAACACGCTGGCGATGATCCGCAACGCCGGGATCGAGCCGCATGTGATCGAATATCTCAAGACGCCGCCCAACCGCCCGCGCCTGGTTTCGCTCATCGCCCGCATGGGCATCAGCGCACGCCAGTTGCTCCGCGAGAAGGGCACGCCCTTCGCCGAGCTGGGTCTTGCCGATCCGACGCTCAGCGATGACCAGCTCATTGATGCGATGATCGAACATCCGATCCTCATCAACCGGCCAATCGTTGTGTCGCCGCTCGGCGTGAAACTCTGCCGTCCATCGGAAGAGGTGCTCGATCTTCTCCCGTCCGCCCAGCGCGGGGCTTTCACCAAGGAAGATGGCGAGCAGGTCATCGACGCCGCCGGCAAGAGGATCGGGGCGTGA
- the arsB gene encoding ACR3 family arsenite efflux transporter: MNATVAARPKPAINSFERYLSVWVALCIAVGIALGYSLPNLFAAIASAEIARVNLVVAVLIWLMIVPMLLKIDLGALGSVRQHWKGVGVTLFINWAVKPFSMALLGTLFLGWLFRPLLPQGEINAYIAGLILLAAAPCTAMVFVWSNLCDGEPTYTLSQVALNDVIMVFAFAPLVGLLLGVASITVPWDTLLISVLLYIVVPVIVAQIIRRALLSSGGQPALDRLLATLGPVSLVALLTTLVLLFGFQGPAILAHPLVIALIAIPILIQVYFNAGLAYWLSRRFGVAWCVAAPAALIGASNFFELAVAAAISLFGLNSGAALATVVGVLVEVPVMLSVVSIVKKTRPWYEQRVPA; the protein is encoded by the coding sequence GTGAACGCGACCGTTGCGGCACGACCCAAGCCGGCGATCAACAGCTTCGAACGCTATTTGAGCGTCTGGGTGGCGCTCTGCATCGCTGTCGGCATCGCGCTCGGCTATTCGCTGCCGAATCTGTTCGCAGCCATCGCATCGGCTGAGATCGCGCGCGTGAACCTGGTCGTGGCTGTGCTGATCTGGCTGATGATCGTCCCCATGCTGCTCAAGATCGACCTCGGCGCGTTGGGGTCGGTTCGCCAACACTGGAAGGGCGTCGGCGTCACCCTCTTCATCAACTGGGCGGTGAAGCCCTTTTCAATGGCGCTGCTCGGCACGCTGTTCCTGGGATGGCTCTTCCGGCCGCTGCTGCCGCAGGGCGAGATCAACGCCTATATCGCCGGGCTCATCCTGCTCGCCGCCGCCCCCTGCACGGCGATGGTGTTCGTCTGGTCGAACCTGTGCGACGGCGAGCCGACCTATACGCTGAGCCAGGTGGCGCTCAACGACGTGATCATGGTCTTCGCCTTCGCACCGCTGGTCGGACTGCTGCTCGGGGTCGCCTCGATCACAGTGCCCTGGGACACGCTGCTCATCTCGGTCCTGCTCTATATCGTCGTGCCCGTCATCGTCGCGCAGATCATTCGTCGGGCGTTGCTATCGTCAGGCGGGCAGCCGGCGCTCGATCGGCTGCTGGCAACGCTTGGGCCGGTGTCGCTGGTTGCGCTGCTGACGACGCTCGTCCTCCTGTTCGGCTTCCAGGGCCCGGCGATCCTGGCTCATCCGCTGGTCATCGCACTGATTGCCATTCCCATCCTCATCCAGGTCTACTTCAATGCGGGCCTGGCCTATTGGCTCAGCCGGCGCTTCGGCGTGGCCTGGTGCGTCGCCGCTCCGGCCGCGCTGATCGGCGCGTCCAATTTCTTCGAGCTCGCGGTTGCAGCCGCGATCAGCCTGTTCGGCCTCAATTCCGGGGCCGCGCTCGCGACCGTGGTGGGCGTGCTGGTCGAGGTGCCGGTAATGCTGTCTGTCGTCAGCATCGTCAAGAAGACGCGGCCCTGGTACGAGCAACGCGTTCCTGCATGA
- the arsN2 gene encoding arsenic resistance N-acetyltransferase ArsN2 — protein MIATLLDSRSLSDLMAELSAAGLPASDLAEAGRRFFRFEDDVGLVGYGGIEGDGSDRLLRSLVVKADRRGCGLGGAILTAVERAAADEGATSLYLLTTTAEPFFRRHGYETAERTDVPAVIAQSAEFRSLCPASAALLYKWIA, from the coding sequence ATGATCGCTACACTGCTGGATTCCAGGTCGCTTTCCGACCTGATGGCGGAGCTGAGCGCGGCGGGTCTGCCTGCCAGTGATCTCGCCGAGGCGGGACGCCGCTTCTTTCGGTTCGAGGATGATGTTGGCCTTGTCGGCTATGGCGGGATCGAAGGCGACGGCTCCGACCGCCTGCTGCGCTCGCTGGTCGTGAAGGCCGATCGGCGCGGATGCGGATTGGGCGGTGCCATTCTCACGGCAGTCGAACGCGCTGCAGCTGATGAGGGCGCGACTAGCCTGTACCTGCTCACCACGACCGCCGAGCCTTTCTTTCGCCGTCACGGCTATGAAACAGCCGAACGGACCGACGTTCCTGCCGTCATCGCGCAATCGGCCGAGTTCCGATCGCTATGCCCGGCGAGCGCCGCCCTTTTGTACAAATGGATTGCCTGA
- the arsH gene encoding arsenical resistance protein ArsH: MSRLRILPEPDHMPALDRAMIRPDLAAGLGALEPKPRILLLYGSLRERSFSRFAVEEAARLLILFGAEVRIFDPSDLPLPDQIKDDDHPAVHELREHALWSEGMVWCSPERHGQITGIMKAQIDHLPLEFGGMRPTQGRTLAVMQVSGGSQSFNAVNTLRLLGRWMRMFTIPNQSSIAMAFKEFDEDGRLRASSYYDRIVDVMEELVRFTVLTRSHADQLVDRYSERKAAAAKRDAAQYLASRSTA; the protein is encoded by the coding sequence ATGTCGCGTCTTCGTATCCTTCCCGAACCCGATCACATGCCCGCGCTGGACCGCGCAATGATCCGGCCCGATCTCGCCGCCGGGCTCGGCGCGCTTGAGCCGAAACCTCGCATCCTCCTCCTCTACGGCTCGCTGCGCGAGCGGTCGTTCAGTCGTTTCGCGGTCGAGGAAGCGGCCCGGCTTCTCATCCTCTTCGGCGCCGAAGTGCGGATCTTCGATCCGTCCGATCTCCCGCTCCCCGACCAGATCAAGGACGATGACCACCCGGCAGTGCATGAGCTTCGCGAGCATGCGCTCTGGTCCGAAGGCATGGTCTGGTGCAGCCCCGAGCGGCACGGCCAGATCACCGGCATCATGAAAGCCCAGATCGACCATTTGCCGCTCGAATTCGGCGGCATGCGTCCGACCCAGGGCCGGACCCTGGCAGTCATGCAGGTTTCGGGCGGATCACAGTCGTTCAACGCGGTCAACACGTTGCGGCTGCTCGGGCGGTGGATGCGCATGTTCACCATCCCCAACCAGTCAAGCATCGCGATGGCGTTCAAGGAGTTCGACGAGGACGGCCGTCTCAGAGCCTCAAGCTATTATGACCGGATCGTCGACGTCATGGAGGAGCTGGTGCGCTTCACGGTGCTGACACGTAGCCATGCCGATCAGCTCGTGGACCGCTATTCGGAACGCAAGGCGGCAGCCGCCAAGCGCGACGCGGCACAATATCTGGCCTCACGGTCGACGGCCTGA
- a CDS encoding DUF2493 domain-containing protein, translating into MTSSLSAVLQALELGHLDLTGDQRSIEAPPPAEALEQTVSAIWSDLFALFPFTALERDIEDLGWGFVNLFHRAAAKKHQLIDRLTDEIRLLLAEQDGSEIATADLEDKIDLARKVEQSAQAYEGMRDTAARHYLHETGRSWVPATGNRISLGTTAAIVDGRAYLQARRERVRDANMVHGTPVVFAGGRLRFASDDEAKQFADNLLRTLKAVRERVGDMYLVHGGDMKGIERLAASWAEQNGIQQLRFGLDRKLGDRAGFRRNEQMLSVKPRYIIAFQGNGVTERLVIEAKARGIHVVDRRGPLGTPPAALSRG; encoded by the coding sequence ATGACCAGCTCCCTTTCAGCAGTGCTCCAAGCACTCGAACTCGGCCATCTCGACCTAACGGGCGACCAACGCTCGATCGAAGCGCCGCCACCGGCCGAGGCGCTCGAACAGACCGTCAGCGCCATCTGGAGCGATCTCTTCGCGCTCTTCCCCTTCACCGCGCTCGAACGCGACATCGAGGATCTGGGCTGGGGCTTCGTCAATCTCTTTCACCGCGCGGCCGCCAAGAAGCATCAGCTGATCGACCGCCTGACCGACGAGATCCGGCTCCTGCTCGCCGAGCAGGACGGGTCGGAGATCGCGACCGCCGATCTCGAGGACAAGATCGATCTCGCCCGCAAGGTCGAGCAGTCCGCCCAGGCCTATGAGGGGATGCGCGACACCGCGGCGCGCCACTATCTGCACGAGACCGGTCGCTCTTGGGTGCCCGCGACCGGCAACCGCATCTCGCTCGGCACGACCGCTGCGATCGTCGATGGCCGGGCCTATTTGCAGGCGCGGCGCGAGCGGGTGCGCGATGCCAATATGGTCCATGGCACGCCCGTGGTCTTCGCCGGCGGGCGCCTTCGCTTCGCCAGCGATGACGAGGCTAAGCAGTTTGCCGACAATCTGCTGCGGACCCTCAAGGCCGTGCGCGAGCGTGTGGGCGACATGTATCTCGTCCATGGCGGCGACATGAAGGGCATCGAGCGTCTTGCAGCATCCTGGGCCGAGCAGAACGGCATCCAGCAGCTGCGGTTCGGCCTTGATCGCAAGCTCGGCGATCGTGCCGGCTTCCGGCGCAACGAGCAGATGCTCTCGGTCAAGCCGCGCTACATCATCGCCTTCCAGGGCAACGGCGTCACCGAAAGGCTGGTAATTGAGGCCAAGGCGCGCGGCATCCATGTCGTCGATCGCCGCGGACCGCTCGGAACGCCGCCGGCGGCTTTATCCCGCGGCTGA
- a CDS encoding single-stranded DNA-binding protein, whose product MQNLVILAGNVGGTPETRTTQGGTRITHFSLATSRPKRDSNGKILRDDNNRRLEDTEWHRITCFNGVGKTVEQYVDKGMKVMVRGRIHYTRWTDSENIERYGVEIIADEVTFLTRAKSNENSGGGNEPEDDEIPF is encoded by the coding sequence ATGCAGAACCTCGTCATCCTCGCCGGCAATGTCGGTGGCACGCCGGAAACCCGCACCACCCAGGGCGGCACCCGCATCACCCATTTCAGCCTCGCCACTTCGCGCCCGAAGCGCGACAGCAACGGCAAGATCCTGCGCGACGACAACAATCGCCGCCTCGAGGACACCGAATGGCACCGGATCACCTGCTTCAACGGCGTTGGCAAAACGGTCGAGCAATATGTCGACAAGGGCATGAAGGTCATGGTCCGGGGCCGTATCCACTACACCCGCTGGACCGACAGCGAGAATATCGAACGCTACGGCGTCGAGATCATCGCCGACGAGGTTACCTTCCTCACTCGCGCCAAGTCGAACGAGAATAGCGGCGGCGGCAACGAGCCCGAGGACGATGAAATCCCCTTCTGA
- a CDS encoding thermonuclease family protein, whose product MLFPLLLAAAVVPNGQTFACTPTRVWDGDGPIWCREGAHVRLAGIAAREIDNSCRPGQPCPGASGPAARDALVRLLGGPRGQTSTGHIRVVGPTMRCVSTGEAKGNRTGAWCNAPGIGDLSCAMIATGTVLRWERYAKGRCRSR is encoded by the coding sequence ATGCTGTTCCCGCTCCTGCTTGCCGCCGCCGTCGTTCCTAATGGTCAGACCTTCGCCTGTACGCCGACGCGCGTCTGGGATGGCGATGGCCCCATCTGGTGCCGCGAGGGCGCCCATGTGCGGCTCGCCGGCATTGCCGCGCGCGAGATCGACAACAGCTGCCGCCCCGGCCAGCCCTGTCCGGGAGCAAGTGGCCCGGCCGCTCGCGACGCGTTGGTGCGCTTGCTTGGCGGACCGCGCGGCCAGACATCCACGGGGCATATTCGCGTGGTTGGCCCCACCATGCGCTGCGTCTCGACCGGCGAGGCCAAGGGCAACCGGACCGGCGCCTGGTGCAACGCGCCAGGCATCGGCGATCTCAGCTGCGCGATGATTGCGACCGGCACCGTGCTGCGCTGGGAGCGCTATGCCAAGGGGCGATGCCGATCCCGCTGA
- a CDS encoding IS481 family transposase, protein MNIHKNARTTPFSRAEIVRRVMVLRETPRAVATALGVSERTVAKWLARYRIEGEAGLVDRSSRPHAMPRATPADRIEQVIALRRQRLCGKQIAATLKLSPATVSRILRNARLSRMRDLDPPEPIRRYERAHPGELIHIDIKKLGRFERVGHRITGNRTKQSSTRGSRAGERYGAGWEFVHVCIDDASRIAFSQILPDEKKESATAFLFAAIAYYQSLGITVSRVMTDNGACYKSFAFRDACKALGLKHIRTKPYTPKTNGKAERFIQTSLREWAYARAYPTSEHRKRALSPWLHNYNWHRPHGSLQSQPPISRLRQPMNNLLRLHT, encoded by the coding sequence ATGAACATCCACAAGAATGCCCGAACCACGCCCTTCAGTCGAGCCGAGATCGTCCGGCGCGTGATGGTTCTGCGCGAGACGCCCAGGGCGGTCGCGACCGCCCTGGGCGTCTCGGAGCGAACCGTAGCCAAGTGGCTGGCACGTTATCGGATCGAAGGCGAAGCCGGTCTCGTCGACCGCAGCTCGCGCCCACACGCCATGCCCCGCGCCACGCCCGCCGACCGCATCGAGCAGGTCATCGCCCTGCGCCGTCAGCGCCTCTGCGGCAAGCAGATCGCCGCCACGCTGAAGCTCTCGCCAGCCACTGTCAGCCGGATACTGCGCAACGCACGCTTGAGCCGAATGCGCGATCTCGATCCTCCCGAGCCCATCCGTCGCTATGAGCGCGCGCACCCCGGCGAGCTGATCCACATCGACATCAAGAAGCTCGGCCGCTTCGAACGCGTCGGCCATCGCATCACCGGCAATCGGACAAAGCAGAGCAGCACTCGCGGCAGCCGTGCTGGCGAGCGCTACGGCGCGGGCTGGGAGTTCGTCCACGTCTGCATCGACGATGCCTCGCGCATCGCCTTCAGCCAGATCCTCCCCGACGAAAAGAAGGAAAGCGCAACCGCCTTCCTCTTCGCCGCCATCGCCTATTATCAAAGCCTCGGCATCACTGTCTCGCGCGTCATGACCGACAACGGCGCCTGCTACAAAAGCTTCGCCTTCCGCGACGCCTGCAAAGCACTCGGCCTCAAGCACATCCGCACCAAACCCTACACGCCCAAGACTAACGGCAAGGCCGAACGCTTCATCCAGACCAGCTTACGCGAATGGGCATATGCTCGCGCCTATCCAACCTCCGAGCACCGCAAACGCGCCCTCAGTCCATGGCTCCATAATTATAACTGGCACCGCCCCCACGGCAGCTTACAATCACAACCGCCCATCAGCCGACTACGTCAGCCAATGAATAACCTGTTGAGGCTCCACACCTAG